One Acetobacterium sp. KB-1 DNA segment encodes these proteins:
- the recF gene encoding DNA replication/repair protein RecF has product MFIEELKLIHYRNYENESITPQKGINIIMGENAQGKTNLIEAMFFLSRGYSHRASNVAELAQWDHDDFFMAAQVFSDGVKHTLSAKSYQGKRQFLLDGKVKKRDKINGIFNTILFEPDDLKIVKEGPDKRRRFLNQEISGFRPEYHYILRDYEKILNQRNSLLKNIHYEPSLITTLDVWDEQLIQTGVRLMNHRIRYLHRLNREANNLHQILSLGKETLSLSYLNNIIDSLEELNEIKSLYKKRLESSREEEISRGATIYGPHVDDMIIQINGKDARRYGSQGQQRSAAISLKLSQIEIYYDNTGEYPVVLLDDIFSELDEHRRKSILSLLNKTQSFITCTEDILNDGESFKENRHVIEIVKGKVIINEP; this is encoded by the coding sequence ATGTTTATCGAAGAGTTAAAACTCATTCATTATCGTAATTATGAAAATGAATCCATCACACCTCAAAAAGGAATTAATATTATCATGGGCGAAAATGCCCAGGGAAAAACAAATCTTATTGAAGCTATGTTTTTTTTATCCCGAGGTTACAGTCATCGTGCTTCAAATGTGGCAGAACTTGCCCAATGGGATCATGATGATTTTTTTATGGCCGCCCAGGTGTTTAGCGATGGCGTCAAACATACCCTTTCGGCTAAAAGTTATCAGGGAAAACGGCAGTTTTTGTTGGATGGAAAGGTAAAAAAAAGAGATAAGATCAATGGGATTTTTAATACCATCCTCTTTGAACCGGATGATTTGAAAATAGTCAAAGAAGGACCTGATAAAAGACGGCGGTTTTTAAATCAGGAAATATCGGGCTTTCGGCCGGAGTATCATTATATTTTAAGAGATTATGAAAAAATACTGAATCAGAGAAATTCCCTGCTTAAAAATATTCATTACGAACCCAGTCTGATTACAACTCTGGATGTTTGGGATGAACAGCTTATTCAAACCGGGGTTCGGCTAATGAATCACCGGATTCGGTATCTGCATCGGCTTAACCGGGAAGCAAATAATCTGCATCAAATACTCAGTCTTGGAAAAGAAACGCTTTCATTATCCTATCTGAATAATATTATCGATTCGCTAGAAGAACTGAACGAAATAAAAAGTTTATACAAAAAACGTTTAGAATCCAGCCGGGAGGAAGAAATTTCACGGGGCGCAACCATTTATGGACCCCATGTGGACGACATGATCATTCAAATTAATGGGAAGGATGCCAGACGCTATGGATCCCAGGGTCAGCAGCGTTCCGCCGCGATTTCACTAAAATTATCCCAAATAGAGATATACTATGACAACACCGGCGAATATCCGGTGGTCCTTTTAGACGATATCTTTTCTGAATTGGATGAGCATCGCCGAAAAAGCATTCTCTCGCTTTTAAATAAAACCCAATCCTTTATCACCTGTACAGAAGATATCTTAAACGATGGCGAAAGTTTTAAAGAAAACCGACACGTCATTGAGATTGTAAAGGGGAAGGTAATCATTAATGAACCATGA
- a CDS encoding RNA-binding S4 domain-containing protein — MQIVEINTEFIKIDQLIKYAGIVGNGSDVKLMILDGLIYVNGELCTQRNKKIRDGDLVEIKDYDTLQVKGIGKPCLSKS; from the coding sequence ATGCAAATAGTTGAAATTAACACAGAGTTCATAAAAATTGATCAGCTCATCAAATATGCCGGCATTGTCGGAAATGGCAGCGATGTAAAATTGATGATTTTAGATGGTTTAATTTATGTGAACGGGGAGTTGTGTACCCAGCGAAATAAAAAAATAAGAGATGGTGATCTGGTGGAAATCAAGGATTATGATACCCTGCAAGTTAAAGGGATCGGGAAACCATGTTTATCGAAGAGTTAA
- the dnaN gene encoding DNA polymerase III subunit beta, whose product MKFNCSKESLMAALSIAQKAVSSKTTMKILEGILFIAADNKLLLRSTDLEIGVEVTIPAEVESSGEIVLTANIIGDLIRKMSGSDIFFETDAHHQIKIECLLSSFTLKGLSDEEFPDFPEVIDDHIFTIEAAVLKELIKGTLFSVATNENIPVLTGVKIELHDDVINLIALDGYRLALRTGTIKTPVTEDLSVIIPSKSLSEINKVLASYTGDVVVKFSKNQIFFEMDTIQFTSRLLEGDFINYKQIIPGEKATQVKVNRRLLLESSERAALLAREGKNNLIKMDFNQDQLILTSNAEIGDVFEVIPIENHGESIKIAFNSKFLIEALRVIEEEELMIDMTTSVGPGVLLPIEGNEFIYLILPVRIAEEN is encoded by the coding sequence ATGAAATTCAATTGTTCAAAAGAAAGTTTAATGGCTGCATTATCGATTGCTCAAAAAGCAGTTTCATCAAAAACAACGATGAAAATATTAGAGGGAATTCTTTTTATTGCTGCTGATAATAAATTATTATTAAGAAGTACTGATTTAGAAATTGGTGTGGAAGTAACCATTCCAGCTGAAGTTGAAAGTAGCGGCGAGATTGTGTTAACCGCTAATATCATTGGCGACCTGATTCGTAAAATGTCTGGTTCGGATATTTTCTTTGAAACGGATGCACATCATCAGATTAAAATCGAGTGCTTATTATCCAGTTTTACCTTAAAAGGATTATCGGATGAAGAATTTCCGGACTTTCCGGAAGTTATTGACGACCATATCTTTACCATTGAAGCCGCTGTTTTGAAAGAACTGATTAAGGGAACCTTATTTTCAGTAGCTACAAATGAAAATATCCCCGTTTTGACCGGCGTAAAAATAGAACTTCATGATGATGTGATCAATTTAATCGCCCTTGATGGGTATCGCTTAGCACTTCGAACCGGCACCATTAAAACTCCGGTGACAGAGGATCTTAGCGTCATTATTCCGTCCAAATCATTATCTGAAATTAACAAGGTGTTGGCCAGTTACACGGGTGATGTGGTCGTTAAATTTTCAAAAAATCAAATCTTTTTTGAAATGGACACGATTCAGTTCACCTCCCGACTACTGGAAGGGGATTTTATTAATTATAAACAGATCATCCCTGGCGAAAAAGCCACTCAGGTTAAGGTCAATCGGCGGTTGCTGTTAGAAAGCAGTGAACGGGCGGCACTGTTAGCCCGCGAAGGAAAAAATAACTTAATCAAAATGGATTTTAATCAGGACCAGCTGATTTTAACCTCCAATGCGGAAATTGGGGATGTTTTTGAAGTGATCCCGATTGAGAACCATGGCGAATCTATAAAAATAGCCTTTAACTCCAAATTTTTAATCGAAGCCTTACGGGTAATTGAAGAGGAAGAACTGATGATTGATATGACAACTTCGGTTGGACCGGGGGTTTTGCTTCCTATCGAAGGTAATGAATTTATTTATTTAATCCTTCCGGTGCGAATTGCCGAAGAAAATTAA
- the dnaA gene encoding chromosomal replication initiator protein DnaA, which produces MDTSFKKIWDAALEIIKPDISPTSFNTWFLKIKPINYVNNTYYFLSENEFEKGILESRHIPLITNALAEVTGKTGQVKIVLKEEDAMISQNDASPQISLTNVDDKISNYQNNSMNPKYTFDSFVIGENNRFAHAACVAVSEAPSERYNPLFIYGGVGLGKTHLMQAIGHYILSYAPQKKVVYVSCEKFTNDFIDAIQNKTNISFRNKYRSADILLIDDIQFLAKKEGTQEEFFHTFNTLHQENKQIVISSDRPPKEIPTLEERLRSRFESGLITDIYAPNFETRIAIIRKKAASFSDEIPNEVLSFIADSIHSNIRELEGALTTVFAYSKLHKVPINLESAKNALKDIFRKKEDIVITSEYIKEVTAKYFNITVEDMNSKKRTRSISLPRQVAMYITREITDLSLPRIGEEFGGRDHSTVIHACSKIAEEMTTNTDFKNLIVRIEREINGN; this is translated from the coding sequence ATGGACACTTCCTTTAAAAAAATATGGGATGCCGCACTTGAAATTATTAAACCGGATATTAGTCCGACCAGTTTTAACACCTGGTTCTTAAAAATAAAGCCCATAAACTATGTCAATAATACTTATTATTTTTTATCGGAAAATGAATTCGAAAAAGGAATCTTGGAAAGTCGGCATATTCCTTTAATCACCAATGCTCTGGCCGAGGTGACCGGAAAAACCGGTCAGGTCAAAATTGTTTTAAAAGAAGAAGATGCAATGATCTCCCAAAATGATGCTTCACCGCAGATATCGCTCACTAATGTGGATGACAAAATATCAAACTATCAAAATAATTCGATGAATCCCAAGTACACCTTTGATAGTTTCGTTATTGGTGAAAATAACCGCTTCGCCCATGCCGCCTGTGTTGCTGTTTCTGAAGCACCATCCGAACGTTACAACCCGCTTTTTATCTACGGCGGTGTTGGTCTGGGAAAAACTCACCTGATGCAAGCAATTGGCCATTATATTTTATCTTATGCGCCGCAAAAAAAGGTTGTTTATGTTTCTTGTGAGAAATTTACCAATGACTTTATCGATGCCATTCAAAATAAGACCAATATTTCGTTTCGCAACAAATACCGAAGCGCGGATATCCTTTTAATTGATGATATCCAATTTTTAGCCAAAAAAGAAGGTACTCAGGAAGAATTTTTTCATACCTTTAATACCTTGCACCAGGAAAATAAACAGATTGTCATCAGTAGTGATCGCCCGCCCAAAGAGATACCAACTCTTGAAGAACGGCTTCGCTCCCGCTTTGAAAGCGGTTTAATCACCGATATTTACGCCCCCAATTTTGAAACCCGGATTGCCATTATCAGAAAAAAAGCCGCCTCTTTCAGCGATGAGATACCAAACGAAGTACTCAGTTTTATCGCTGATAGTATCCATTCTAATATCCGGGAACTTGAAGGCGCTTTAACCACTGTCTTTGCTTATTCTAAACTGCATAAGGTTCCCATTAATCTGGAATCAGCTAAAAATGCCCTAAAAGATATTTTTAGAAAAAAAGAAGATATTGTGATTACCAGTGAATATATTAAAGAAGTGACAGCCAAATACTTCAATATTACTGTTGAAGACATGAATTCTAAAAAAAGAACCCGCTCTATTTCCCTGCCCCGACAGGTTGCCATGTATATTACCCGGGAAATCACTGATTTATCATTGCCCCGGATTGGTGAAGAGTTTGGCGGCCGGGATCATTCAACCGTAATCCATGCCTGTTCAAAAATTGCGGAAGAAATGACAACCAATACTGATTTTAAAAATCTCATCGTCCGAATTGAGCGGGAAATTAACGGCAATTAA
- the rpmH gene encoding 50S ribosomal protein L34, whose amino-acid sequence MKRTYQPKVRQRKKEHGFRKRMSAKSGRLILKKRRQKGREKLSA is encoded by the coding sequence ATGAAGAGAACTTATCAACCAAAAGTTAGACAACGAAAAAAAGAACATGGTTTCAGAAAAAGAATGTCTGCAAAAAGCGGTCGGCTTATTTTAAAGAAGAGAAGACAAAAAGGAAGAGAAAAATTATCAGCATAA
- the rnpA gene encoding ribonuclease P protein component — MKIKSLSKENEFKRVFKIGDVFGNKIFVIYFLKNEAQTNRLGIIVSKKVSKKAVIRNKVKRRIKEAYRHNEDSFKMGYDIILIAKESIKEVPYSSLEKSLKHLFYKKNLMRP, encoded by the coding sequence GTGAAAATAAAGTCCCTGAGCAAGGAAAATGAATTTAAACGTGTTTTTAAAATTGGGGATGTCTTCGGAAATAAAATCTTTGTGATTTACTTTCTAAAAAACGAAGCGCAGACCAATCGTTTAGGGATAATTGTCAGTAAAAAGGTTTCTAAAAAAGCTGTAATTAGAAATAAGGTAAAAAGACGAATAAAAGAGGCATATCGTCATAATGAAGATTCTTTTAAAATGGGGTATGATATTATTCTAATTGCTAAGGAATCCATTAAAGAAGTGCCGTACAGTAGTTTGGAAAAGTCGTTAAAACATTTGTTTTATAAGAAGAATCTCATGAGGCCATAG
- the yidD gene encoding membrane protein insertion efficiency factor YidD, translated as MLKKFLVLIVRGYQKFISPLLGNNCRFSPTCSEYFILAVEKYGVLRGTYLGGKRILRCHPFNPGGYDPLP; from the coding sequence ATGTTAAAAAAATTCCTGGTGTTAATTGTTAGAGGATATCAGAAATTTATTTCACCTCTTTTAGGAAATAATTGTCGTTTTAGTCCCACTTGTTCAGAGTATTTTATTTTAGCCGTTGAAAAATACGGTGTGTTAAGGGGAACCTATTTGGGTGGAAAACGCATTCTCAGATGCCATCCTTTTAATCCTGGGGGATATGACCCCCTTCCTTAG
- a CDS encoding YidC/Oxa1 family membrane protein insertase, whose product MEFLYQIFGWLLLQIYNLVGNYGLAIILFTILIKVLLLPLNIKQTKSMKDMQRLQPELQKLNKKYKNNKEKLNEETLKLYKTFKVNPAGGCLPLLLQFPILIGLYGTLRAPDVWVFPNGIIETIDMSFLWMQSLSVPDPIYVLPILAAVFTFVTQKFTMAASPNTNPDDPNAKTQKIMLYAMPLMIGYISISMPAGVALYWVVQNIFTFVQQFIMMQIPEPDISIEEAERRVREAEEERKAELAAKRAAANPNTSKSSKKEQSDEPKKPLTRPASNKKIQSSKSYQPPDVQRKKPSVEIPERDAVQEEAYQKAKQRNDNK is encoded by the coding sequence ATGGAGTTTTTATACCAGATCTTTGGTTGGCTGCTACTTCAAATTTACAATTTAGTTGGAAATTATGGACTAGCAATTATACTATTTACAATATTAATTAAGGTATTATTATTACCGCTTAATATTAAACAAACTAAATCCATGAAGGATATGCAACGCCTTCAGCCGGAGTTACAAAAGCTTAACAAAAAGTATAAAAATAATAAAGAAAAATTAAATGAAGAAACCTTAAAGTTGTACAAAACCTTTAAAGTAAACCCGGCAGGCGGCTGTTTACCGCTGTTACTCCAATTTCCAATTTTAATTGGTTTATATGGCACATTAAGAGCACCTGATGTTTGGGTATTTCCAAATGGGATCATTGAAACAATTGATATGTCTTTTTTATGGATGCAAAGTTTAAGCGTGCCGGATCCAATTTATGTATTGCCAATTTTAGCGGCAGTATTTACCTTTGTCACACAGAAGTTTACAATGGCAGCATCACCAAATACTAATCCGGATGATCCTAATGCTAAAACACAAAAAATCATGCTCTATGCGATGCCATTGATGATTGGTTATATTTCGATATCGATGCCGGCAGGGGTAGCACTTTATTGGGTGGTCCAGAACATCTTTACTTTTGTTCAGCAATTTATTATGATGCAAATTCCAGAACCGGATATTTCCATTGAAGAAGCGGAGCGTCGGGTTCGTGAAGCGGAAGAAGAACGGAAAGCTGAATTAGCAGCTAAACGGGCTGCCGCTAATCCTAATACCTCTAAAAGCAGTAAAAAAGAGCAGAGTGACGAGCCGAAAAAACCGTTAACACGGCCAGCGTCAAATAAAAAAATACAAAGTTCAAAATCCTATCAGCCACCTGATGTACAGCGAAAAAAACCATCAGTAGAAATTCCCGAGCGCGACGCAGTTCAGGAAGAAGCTTATCAAAAAGCCAAACAACGTAATGATAACAAGTAA
- the jag gene encoding RNA-binding cell elongation regulator Jag/EloR: protein MNKTVTGTGKTVEDAINHGLQQLGVTKEQVETKVLQVPDSGLMKLFGKKEAIVEVALINNPEQRALDFLNDVLNAMKIHCKIHTRLEDKVLFIDLEGNDMGVLIGRRGQTLDSLQYLVSLVINRQHEEYVRVILDTENYRAKREKTLEDLGEKMANKAVYYHKKMLLEPMNPSERRVIHAKLQNHDKVFTFSEGEEPYRRVVIQLKDKN, encoded by the coding sequence ATGAATAAGACAGTAACGGGTACTGGTAAAACCGTAGAAGATGCTATTAACCATGGTTTGCAACAACTTGGTGTAACAAAAGAACAAGTTGAAACAAAAGTATTGCAAGTACCGGACAGTGGATTAATGAAGCTTTTTGGGAAAAAAGAAGCCATCGTTGAGGTAGCACTGATAAATAATCCCGAACAACGGGCCCTGGATTTTTTAAATGATGTTCTTAATGCCATGAAAATTCATTGTAAAATCCATACCCGTCTCGAGGATAAAGTATTATTCATTGATCTGGAAGGTAATGATATGGGCGTCTTAATTGGGCGTCGTGGTCAAACGCTGGATTCTCTCCAGTATTTAGTTAGTTTAGTCATCAATCGACAGCATGAAGAATATGTTCGGGTGATTCTGGATACCGAAAACTACCGGGCTAAGCGGGAAAAGACACTGGAAGATCTGGGTGAGAAAATGGCTAATAAAGCAGTATATTATCATAAAAAAATGCTGCTAGAACCGATGAATCCTTCAGAACGACGTGTCATCCATGCAAAACTTCAAAATCACGATAAGGTATTTACCTTTAGTGAAGGCGAAGAACCCTATCGCCGGGTTGTTATCCAATTAAAAGACAAAAATTAA
- the mnmE gene encoding tRNA uridine-5-carboxymethylaminomethyl(34) synthesis GTPase MnmE: MEVLFQSEDTIAAVATGMGGAGIGIIRISGAQAVALGNELFVNPRGKTLAAAKSHELVYGRIVDPETKKDIDEVLISKMKAPHSYTAEDVVEINCHGGIVPMRKILKLVIASGARLAEPGEFTKRAFINGRMDLTQAEAVIDIINAKTEKSLEYSVAQLEGRLAQKLEALDATLVEILSHMEVNIDYPEYDIEEISYDFVSNQIRLLLTKIKEILMVAETGKIYREGITTAILGEPNVGKSSLLNTLLMENKAIVTDIPGTTRDTIEEYINIEGVPFKIIDTAGIRETNNLVEKIGVEKSKALLNQTNLVIFMRDISKEMSAGEKELIELLKNRKTIYIANKTDTITETALEIPAPWIPMSLLEEQGIKTLRQKMLDMVFEGSVNQDADYLISNTRHIQLLETTKNSLENAITTMASQMPLELVSIDVMEALEALRGITGKAVGMDIIDQIFKNFCIGK, from the coding sequence GTGGAAGTCTTATTTCAAAGTGAAGATACCATTGCAGCGGTTGCTACCGGTATGGGTGGTGCTGGTATTGGTATTATTAGAATCAGCGGAGCCCAGGCCGTGGCACTTGGCAATGAGCTATTTGTCAATCCCCGGGGAAAAACCCTGGCAGCGGCTAAAAGTCATGAATTAGTTTACGGACGAATTGTCGATCCAGAAACAAAAAAAGATATTGATGAGGTGCTCATTTCAAAAATGAAAGCACCCCACTCCTATACGGCCGAAGATGTGGTAGAAATTAATTGTCATGGGGGAATTGTCCCGATGCGCAAAATATTAAAACTGGTCATTGCTTCTGGCGCACGGTTGGCAGAACCCGGGGAATTTACCAAGCGGGCTTTTATAAATGGACGAATGGATCTGACTCAGGCCGAAGCTGTTATTGATATCATCAATGCTAAAACCGAAAAAAGTCTGGAGTATTCGGTGGCCCAATTAGAAGGACGGCTCGCGCAAAAATTAGAAGCGCTGGATGCAACCTTGGTTGAGATTCTATCTCATATGGAAGTTAACATTGATTATCCTGAATACGATATTGAAGAAATCTCCTATGATTTTGTGAGTAACCAGATCCGATTGCTGTTAACCAAGATAAAAGAAATCCTGATGGTGGCAGAAACGGGGAAAATTTATCGTGAAGGTATCACCACCGCGATTCTGGGCGAGCCTAATGTCGGAAAATCATCCTTATTAAATACCTTATTAATGGAAAACAAAGCGATCGTCACCGACATACCGGGAACAACCCGGGATACCATTGAAGAATATATTAATATTGAAGGGGTTCCCTTTAAAATTATCGATACTGCCGGGATCAGAGAAACGAATAATCTGGTCGAAAAAATCGGGGTGGAAAAATCCAAAGCCCTTTTAAACCAAACGAATCTGGTGATCTTTATGCGCGATATCTCAAAGGAAATGTCCGCCGGCGAAAAGGAATTAATCGAGTTACTTAAAAACCGCAAAACCATTTATATTGCCAACAAGACCGATACCATCACCGAAACCGCGCTCGAGATACCAGCGCCCTGGATTCCAATGTCGCTACTGGAAGAACAGGGGATCAAAACGCTGCGCCAGAAAATGCTGGATATGGTTTTTGAAGGAAGTGTCAATCAGGATGCCGATTACCTGATTAGCAATACCCGGCACATTCAATTGTTGGAAACAACTAAAAATAGTCTGGAAAATGCCATCACAACAATGGCCAGTCAAATGCCTCTGGAACTCGTCAGTATTGACGTCATGGAGGCCTTAGAGGCGCTTCGGGGAATTACCGGCAAGGCTGTTGGGATGGATATTATCGATCAGATTTTTAAAAATTTTTGCATTGGAAAGTAG
- the mnmG gene encoding tRNA uridine-5-carboxymethylaminomethyl(34) synthesis enzyme MnmG, which produces MTYPGGDYDIVVIGAGHAGVEAALASARIGQKTLLLTINLDSVAMMPCNPSIGGTGKGHLVREIDALGGEMGKTIDATMIQCKMLNTAKGPAVHSLRAQADKKAYQFRMKEVIENQVNLLLKQQEATEIIVKDGKITGVMVNTGAIYNARAVIICSGTYLKGRIIIGDVKYDSGPNGLFPAMYLSDSLEKNGIALQRFKTGTPARVDAKTLDYTKMIIQEGDAHIVPFSFETEKIEIDQVPCYLTYTNAETHDIINANIERSPLYTGDVVGIGPRYCPSIETKVMRFHDKERHQIFMEPEGLNTNEIYVQGMSSCLPEEVQIALYRTVPGMEEVEFMRSAYAIEYDCIHPTRLKASLESKEVTGLFFAGQINGTSGYEEAAAQGLIAGINASLYLRGEQPVIIDRSEGYIGVLIDDIITKGIDEPYRMMTSRAEYRLLLRQDNADLRLTEIGYRVGLIAEARYQRFLEKKEQIKQEIVRLSQVVVKPNQENNAMLKSFSSSEIEHGLPIGELLRRPEIKYLQTEVFDPERPALHWSVVEQVEVQIKYEGYIKKQLLQVEQFKKLEHKLIPQALDYAKIGGLRIEAAEKLQEIKPLSIGQASRISGVSPADISVLLIALEQRRRNSDKEGTDHE; this is translated from the coding sequence ATGACATATCCAGGAGGAGATTACGACATTGTCGTCATTGGTGCTGGCCACGCGGGTGTTGAAGCAGCACTTGCTAGTGCCCGAATTGGACAAAAAACCCTGTTACTCACGATCAATCTGGATTCAGTAGCGATGATGCCCTGCAATCCGTCCATTGGCGGCACCGGAAAAGGACATCTGGTTAGAGAGATCGATGCCCTTGGCGGCGAAATGGGTAAGACCATTGATGCAACGATGATTCAGTGCAAGATGTTAAATACTGCCAAAGGCCCGGCTGTTCATTCGCTGCGGGCGCAGGCCGATAAAAAAGCCTACCAGTTCCGGATGAAAGAAGTGATTGAGAACCAGGTGAACCTACTTTTAAAACAACAGGAAGCGACTGAGATTATTGTAAAAGACGGGAAGATTACCGGTGTGATGGTTAATACCGGAGCCATTTACAACGCTCGGGCAGTAATTATCTGTAGCGGAACCTATTTAAAGGGACGCATTATCATTGGCGATGTAAAGTATGATAGTGGACCCAACGGATTATTTCCAGCCATGTATTTATCGGACAGCCTCGAAAAAAATGGTATCGCGCTGCAGCGCTTTAAAACGGGTACGCCAGCCCGGGTCGATGCGAAAACCCTGGATTACACCAAAATGATTATCCAGGAGGGGGATGCTCACATTGTTCCTTTTTCTTTTGAAACGGAAAAAATTGAAATTGATCAGGTACCCTGTTACCTGACCTATACTAACGCAGAAACCCATGATATTATCAATGCCAATATTGAACGATCACCACTGTATACTGGTGACGTGGTGGGTATTGGTCCCCGTTATTGCCCTTCCATTGAAACCAAGGTGATGCGCTTTCACGATAAAGAGCGGCATCAGATTTTTATGGAGCCGGAAGGTCTTAACACCAACGAGATCTACGTTCAGGGAATGTCGTCCTGTTTGCCGGAAGAGGTTCAAATTGCCCTATACCGAACGGTGCCGGGAATGGAAGAGGTAGAGTTTATGCGTTCGGCTTATGCCATTGAATATGACTGTATTCATCCGACTCGATTAAAGGCCTCTCTGGAGTCCAAGGAGGTAACGGGGTTATTTTTTGCCGGCCAGATTAATGGCACCTCCGGTTACGAAGAAGCGGCTGCTCAGGGGCTGATTGCTGGCATTAACGCGTCACTCTATTTACGGGGTGAACAACCAGTGATTATTGATCGATCTGAAGGCTACATCGGGGTGCTAATCGATGATATTATAACAAAAGGGATTGACGAACCCTATCGAATGATGACATCCCGGGCTGAATATCGATTATTGTTAAGGCAGGATAACGCTGATCTGCGGCTAACCGAGATCGGCTATCGGGTGGGGTTGATTGCCGAAGCCCGTTATCAAAGATTTCTGGAGAAAAAGGAACAAATAAAACAGGAGATCGTGCGCTTAAGTCAGGTTGTTGTTAAGCCTAATCAGGAAAACAACGCGATGCTTAAATCTTTTAGCAGCTCAGAGATTGAGCATGGTTTACCAATCGGGGAGCTACTCAGGCGACCGGAAATTAAATACCTGCAAACGGAGGTCTTTGATCCAGAACGACCAGCCCTTCACTGGAGCGTGGTGGAACAGGTTGAGGTACAGATTAAATATGAAGGCTATATCAAAAAACAATTACTGCAGGTGGAGCAATTTAAAAAGCTCGAACACAAATTGATTCCCCAGGCGCTTGATTACGCAAAAATAGGGGGACTCCGGATTGAGGCGGCCGAAAAGCTTCAGGAAATAAAACCATTGTCGATCGGTCAGGCATCTCGAATTTCTGGTGTGTCACCAGCGGATATTTCGGTTTTATTAATCGCCCTGGAGCAACGCCGAAGAAATTCAGATAAAGAGGGAACAGATCATGAATAA
- the rsmG gene encoding 16S rRNA (guanine(527)-N(7))-methyltransferase RsmG has product MNNRIEKLINLGKEVEITINEKQGEKLIAYMDQLLEKNKHINLTRITDEDEFIKLHLLDSLTLLKLIKDPQASILDVGTGGGFPGIPLAILLADAQITLMDSTKKKLNVVSSIAMELGIKNVQVLHGRAEELGQDSNYREKYGVVTSRAVANLTLLSEYCLPLTKVGGQFLSMKGRDYQEELEAARKSIAVLGGKIVEIEKGLLLQSDYVHVIMNVEKIKSTPDLFPRMNGKIKKEAFPV; this is encoded by the coding sequence ATGAATAATCGTATCGAGAAATTAATTAATCTGGGCAAAGAGGTTGAAATTACCATTAACGAAAAACAGGGAGAAAAGCTGATCGCTTATATGGATCAGCTTCTGGAAAAAAACAAACACATCAATTTGACTCGGATAACTGATGAAGATGAGTTCATTAAGCTTCATTTACTTGATTCCCTGACCTTGCTTAAGCTAATCAAAGATCCTCAGGCGAGCATCCTTGATGTAGGAACCGGCGGCGGCTTTCCCGGAATCCCTTTGGCGATATTATTAGCGGACGCCCAGATTACCCTGATGGATTCCACTAAAAAGAAGCTCAATGTGGTTTCTTCCATTGCCATGGAGTTAGGTATAAAAAACGTACAAGTCCTTCATGGCAGGGCGGAAGAATTGGGGCAGGACAGTAACTATCGTGAAAAGTATGGGGTTGTCACATCTAGGGCAGTTGCCAACCTGACCCTGCTTTCTGAATATTGTTTACCACTGACAAAGGTCGGCGGACAGTTTTTATCGATGAAAGGGCGCGACTACCAGGAAGAGTTGGAGGCGGCCAGAAAGTCAATTGCCGTTTTAGGTGGAAAAATAGTTGAAATCGAAAAAGGTTTATTACTGCAAAGCGATTATGTTCATGTTATAATGAATGTTGAAAAAATTAAATCAACACCCGATCTTTTTCCGCGAATGAATGGTAAGATTAAAAAGGAAGCCTTTCCCGTTTAA